Proteins found in one Rhodohalobacter barkolensis genomic segment:
- the rplW gene encoding 50S ribosomal protein L23 yields MSVLVQPLITEKLTRLQEEHQQYAFEVSRNATKPQIRKAVEEKYPEVKVAKVNTIIVPSKPKGRFTKSGFVSGRSKVWKKAIITLKEGEIDFFSEI; encoded by the coding sequence ATGAGTGTATTAGTTCAACCATTAATTACTGAGAAACTGACTCGTCTTCAGGAAGAGCATCAGCAGTATGCATTTGAAGTAAGTAGAAATGCAACAAAACCACAGATCAGAAAAGCTGTTGAAGAGAAGTACCCTGAAGTAAAAGTTGCTAAAGTGAATACGATTATTGTTCCTTCCAAACCGAAAGGCAGATTTACTAAAAGTGGATTTGTAAGTGGAAGAAGCAAAGTATGGAAGAAAGCGATTATTACGCTCAAGGAAGGAGAAATAGACTTTTTCAGCGAAATTTAA
- the rplB gene encoding 50S ribosomal protein L2 produces the protein MATKQLKPTTPGQRHRVAPVFDDVTTNRPQKSLTQGAGKSGGRNNRGRMTSRRRGGGHKRKYRVIDFHRNKFDIPAKVQTIEYDPNRTARIALLAYADGEKRYIIAPSKLSVGDTVISSKTAAPENGNAMPLKSMPLGTVVHNVEMIPGKGGQLCRSAGTNAQLVAKTDKYATVKLPSGEVRMVLANCFATVGTTSNADHFNTSKGKAGRNRWLGRRPKVRGVAMNPVDHPMGGGEGKASGGHPRSPWGQSAKGKKTRKPKKLSSKFIVRRRKTKKA, from the coding sequence ATGGCTACTAAGCAATTAAAACCAACAACCCCCGGACAGCGCCATCGTGTTGCACCAGTATTTGATGATGTAACCACAAACAGGCCGCAGAAGTCTCTGACTCAAGGAGCTGGTAAATCCGGTGGTAGAAACAACCGTGGTAGAATGACCTCCCGACGACGAGGAGGAGGCCATAAGCGTAAGTACCGCGTAATTGATTTCCATCGTAATAAATTTGATATCCCTGCAAAGGTTCAAACAATTGAGTACGATCCGAACCGAACTGCAAGAATTGCATTATTAGCTTATGCTGATGGTGAGAAAAGATATATAATCGCTCCAAGTAAATTGAGTGTTGGCGATACTGTAATCAGCAGTAAGACTGCCGCACCTGAAAATGGAAATGCAATGCCACTGAAGAGCATGCCTTTGGGTACTGTTGTTCACAATGTGGAAATGATTCCAGGTAAAGGTGGTCAACTTTGCAGAAGTGCCGGTACAAATGCTCAATTGGTTGCTAAAACTGATAAGTATGCTACTGTGAAACTTCCTTCTGGTGAAGTTAGAATGGTATTGGCAAATTGCTTTGCTACTGTTGGTACTACAAGTAATGCAGATCACTTCAATACTTCAAAAGGTAAAGCCGGTCGTAACAGATGGCTTGGAAGAAGACCTAAAGTAAGGGGTGTTGCGATGAACCCGGTTGATCACCCAATGGGTGGTGGTGAAGGAAAAGCTTCTGGAGGTCATCCAAGATCTCCATGGGGACAATCTGCCAAAGGGAAAAAGACAAGAAAACCGAAAAAGTTATCGTCTAAATTTATTGTTAGACGACGAAAAACTAAAAAAGCTTAA
- the rplD gene encoding 50S ribosomal protein L4, whose translation MELTIYKTDGTSSKKKAQLSDSIFAIEPNETVLYEDVRRIQANSRQGTAKTKERGEVRGGGKKAYKQKGTGMARRGSIRSPLLKGGGTVFGPRPRTYTVNLSKKAKRLARKSALSLKVSEESLVVVEDFSYEAPKTKQVVELLTALKLDGKKVLLLTSEMNKNIFISARNIPGVSVLEASKPSTYEIMKADVVIFQESAVSVLENSIEPKVDEEAA comes from the coding sequence ATGGAATTAACGATTTATAAAACTGACGGAACAAGCAGTAAGAAAAAGGCTCAATTGAGTGATTCTATCTTCGCTATCGAGCCTAATGAAACAGTTTTGTACGAAGATGTTCGTCGTATTCAAGCTAATAGCCGTCAAGGTACAGCTAAGACAAAAGAAAGAGGCGAAGTAAGAGGCGGCGGTAAAAAAGCGTACAAGCAAAAAGGAACCGGTATGGCCCGTCGAGGTTCAATCCGTTCTCCACTTTTAAAAGGTGGTGGTACTGTTTTTGGTCCTAGACCAAGAACATACACCGTAAACCTTTCCAAGAAAGCTAAAAGACTTGCTCGTAAATCAGCTCTTTCACTAAAAGTTTCAGAAGAGTCACTGGTTGTTGTTGAAGATTTTTCTTACGAAGCGCCTAAAACAAAGCAAGTAGTTGAGCTTTTAACCGCTTTGAAACTGGATGGTAAAAAAGTGCTTCTTTTAACTTCAGAAATGAATAAAAACATATTTATTTCAGCCCGTAACATTCCTGGTGTTAGTGTATTGGAAGCCAGTAAGCCATCTACTTACGAAATAATGAAAGCTGATGTTGTCATATTTCAGGAAAGTGCAGTATCTGTTCTTGAAAACAGCATCGAACCAAAAGTTGATGAGGAAGCAGCATGA
- the rpsS gene encoding 30S ribosomal protein S19, translating to MPRSLKKGPFVHYKLQRKIDAVNESGKKKVIKTWSRGSMVTPDFVGLTIAVHNGKQFIPVYITENMVGHKLGEFAPTRTFRGHPLKKAK from the coding sequence ATGCCACGTTCGCTAAAAAAAGGGCCTTTTGTTCACTATAAGCTTCAGCGTAAGATTGATGCTGTGAATGAGAGCGGCAAAAAGAAAGTAATCAAAACCTGGTCCAGAGGTTCAATGGTAACACCGGATTTTGTTGGCTTGACCATCGCAGTTCATAATGGCAAGCAGTTTATACCTGTTTACATTACAGAAAATATGGTTGGACATAAACTTGGTGAATTTGCACCAACGAGAACATTTCGTGGCCATCCTTTAAAAAAGGCTAAATAA
- the rplC gene encoding 50S ribosomal protein L3: MSGLIGKKVGMTSIFDELGRSIAVTVIEVPACTITQIKTEESDGYNAVQIAAFDKKRKNISKALNGHFEKAGSEPKRIVTEFRDYIPEGFEIGDELNIDDVFTVGDHVDVAGISKGTGFTGVIKRHNFHGVGDQTHGQHNRERAPGSIGQASDPSRVFKGMKMAGRSGNQRTKIKNLSVAKILPESNLMMITGSIPGSKGGYVEIYNQSQKLA; the protein is encoded by the coding sequence AATTGGGACGCAGTATTGCTGTCACAGTGATCGAAGTACCTGCTTGTACAATTACCCAGATAAAAACAGAAGAAAGTGACGGATATAATGCCGTTCAAATAGCAGCTTTTGATAAAAAGAGAAAAAATATATCAAAAGCGCTGAATGGGCATTTTGAAAAAGCCGGATCTGAGCCTAAAAGAATTGTAACTGAATTCAGAGATTACATTCCTGAAGGATTTGAAATAGGCGATGAATTAAACATTGATGATGTTTTCACTGTAGGAGATCATGTTGATGTAGCCGGAATTTCAAAGGGAACCGGATTTACAGGTGTAATTAAGCGACATAATTTCCATGGTGTTGGTGACCAAACACACGGTCAGCATAACCGGGAAAGAGCACCTGGTTCAATCGGTCAGGCATCTGATCCATCCCGCGTCTTTAAAGGGATGAAAATGGCCGGACGATCCGGAAATCAAAGAACTAAAATTAAAAATCTTTCTGTAGCTAAGATTCTTCCGGAATCAAACCTGATGATGATTACCGGATCAATACCGGGATCTAAAGGTGGTTACGTAGAGATTTATAATCAATCACAGAAATTAGCCTGA